One Amycolatopsis thermophila DNA segment encodes these proteins:
- a CDS encoding cytochrome c oxidase subunit 4, which translates to MKVEARIFDLVTAFAFFIAIVYGVWTGLGTDYGVEPVGLVALILTGGLSLLAGSYMRFVGRRIEPRPEDRDDAEISDGAGEMGFFSPGSYWPIGLAGAAAFVGLGLAFFHIWMLVVGGVLILTMVGGLVFEYHTGPNHE; encoded by the coding sequence ATGAAGGTCGAAGCCCGGATTTTCGACTTGGTCACGGCTTTCGCGTTCTTCATCGCGATCGTCTACGGCGTGTGGACCGGCCTGGGCACCGACTACGGTGTCGAGCCGGTCGGCCTGGTCGCCCTGATCCTGACCGGCGGGCTCTCGCTCCTCGCGGGCAGCTACATGCGGTTCGTGGGGCGGCGCATCGAGCCGCGCCCGGAGGACCGGGACGACGCCGAGATCAGCGACGGCGCGGGCGAGATGGGCTTCTTCAGCCCCGGCAGCTACTGGCCGATCGGCCTGGCCGGTGCGGCCGCGTTCGTCGGTCTCGGCCTGGCGTTCTTCCACATCTGGATGCTCGTCGTGGGCGGCGTCCTGATCCTGACGATGGTCGGCGGCCTGGTGTTCGAGTACCACACCGGCCCCAACCACGAATAG
- the trpD gene encoding anthranilate phosphoribosyltransferase → MGTQNWPTLFNQLIAGTDLSAEDTAWAMDQVMSGEATSAQVGGFLVALRAKGETPAEITGLAAAMLDHAKRLRIDRPAVDIVGTGGDRSGSVNISTMASLVTAAAGVPVVKHGNRAASSKSGTADVLEALGVAIDLPPEGVQRCLSELGIGFCFAPVFHPGFRHAGAPRRELGVPTAFNLLGPLTNPAQPSAGLIGCAFPDKTEVLARVFAGRGTSTLVVRGDDGLDELTTTTTSSVWVVSGGEVRADRLDPADLGIARATAEDLRGGGPAVNAEVVRELVAGKPGPVRDAVLLNAAGALAAYAGFSGSLIDDLSAAMGKAAEAIDSGAAADLLARWAQFR, encoded by the coding sequence ATGGGCACGCAGAACTGGCCCACGCTGTTCAACCAGCTGATCGCCGGCACCGACCTCTCGGCGGAGGACACGGCGTGGGCGATGGACCAGGTGATGTCCGGCGAGGCCACCTCCGCCCAGGTCGGTGGCTTCCTGGTCGCCCTGCGCGCGAAGGGTGAGACGCCCGCCGAGATCACCGGTCTCGCCGCCGCGATGCTCGACCACGCCAAGCGGCTGCGCATCGACCGGCCCGCGGTCGACATCGTCGGCACCGGTGGCGACCGGTCCGGCTCGGTGAACATCTCGACGATGGCCTCGCTGGTCACCGCCGCCGCCGGGGTGCCGGTGGTCAAGCACGGCAACCGCGCGGCGTCGTCGAAGTCCGGCACGGCCGACGTCCTGGAGGCCCTGGGCGTGGCCATCGACCTGCCGCCCGAGGGCGTCCAGCGCTGCCTGAGCGAGCTGGGCATCGGATTCTGCTTCGCCCCGGTGTTCCACCCCGGGTTCCGGCACGCCGGTGCGCCGCGGCGGGAACTGGGTGTGCCGACCGCGTTCAACCTCCTCGGGCCGCTGACGAACCCGGCCCAGCCGAGCGCCGGACTGATCGGGTGCGCGTTCCCGGACAAGACGGAGGTGCTGGCGCGGGTGTTCGCGGGGCGCGGCACCTCGACGCTCGTGGTGCGCGGTGACGACGGCCTCGACGAGCTGACCACCACCACGACCAGTTCGGTGTGGGTCGTGTCGGGCGGCGAGGTGCGGGCCGACCGCCTCGACCCGGCGGACCTGGGCATCGCGCGCGCGACAGCGGAGGACCTGCGCGGCGGTGGCCCGGCGGTCAACGCCGAGGTCGTGCGGGAGCTGGTGGCCGGAAAGCCGGGCCCGGTGCGGGACGCCGTGCTGCTCAACGCCGCCGGCGCATTGGCCGCCTACGCCGGCTTCAGCGGCTCCCTCATCGACGACCTGTCCGCGGCGATGGGGAAGGCCGCCGAGGCCATCGACTCCGGCGCCGCGGCCGATCTGCTGGCGCGCTGGGCCCAGTTCCGCTGA
- the ctaE gene encoding aa3-type cytochrome oxidase subunit III codes for MRRVTTAAPTISQRVHSLNRPNMVSVGTIVWLSSELMFFAGLFAMFFTVKAQNATGIWPPINPATDEPIHLNIPYALPFTIILVASSFTCQLGVFAAERGDVYGLRRWYVITLIMGAIFVGGQAGEYANLISEGVTIPSGPWGTVFFLATGFHGLHVIGGLVAFVFLLIRTKLSKFTPAQATSAIVVSYYWHFVDIVWIGLFAVIYIIP; via the coding sequence ATGCGACGCGTGACAACGGCAGCTCCCACCATCAGCCAGCGGGTGCACTCGCTGAACCGGCCGAACATGGTCAGTGTCGGCACGATCGTGTGGCTCTCCAGCGAGCTCATGTTCTTCGCCGGGCTGTTCGCGATGTTCTTCACGGTCAAGGCGCAGAACGCCACGGGGATCTGGCCGCCGATCAACCCGGCGACCGACGAGCCCATCCACCTCAACATCCCGTACGCGCTGCCCTTCACCATCATCCTGGTGGCGTCGTCGTTCACCTGCCAGCTCGGTGTGTTCGCGGCCGAGCGCGGTGACGTCTACGGGCTGCGCCGGTGGTACGTCATCACCCTGATCATGGGCGCGATCTTCGTCGGCGGTCAGGCCGGCGAGTACGCGAACCTGATCAGCGAGGGCGTGACGATCCCGTCCGGCCCGTGGGGCACCGTCTTCTTCCTGGCGACCGGCTTCCACGGTCTGCACGTGATCGGTGGTCTGGTCGCCTTCGTCTTCTTGCTCATCCGCACGAAGCTGAGCAAGTTCACTCCCGCGCAGGCGACCTCGGCGATCGTCGTGTCCTACTACTGGCACTTCGTCGACATCGTGTGGATCGGCCTGTTCGCGGTCATCTACATCATCCCGTGA
- the qcrC gene encoding cytochrome bc1 complex diheme cytochrome c subunit: MTTSKNSSRRRFGARTKLRRRLAGALALGVALVGAGLGYALLVPQPQTAQAQGDPAQLRLGQQVYNNSCISCHGANLQGVEDRGPSLIGVGDAAVYFQTSTGRMPAVRQEAQAERKPPKLTPEEIDAVGAYIQANGGGPTRPAQTGEALRGDNPARGGELFRLNCASCHNFTGQGGALSAGKFAPELGPATEDQIYTAMLTGPQNMPKFSDRQLTPEEKRDIVAYVKSVSEGNNNPGGLGLGGLGPASEALVAWIVGIGAIVGVTLWIGSRA, from the coding sequence ATGACCACCAGCAAGAACTCCTCCAGGCGCCGCTTCGGCGCCCGCACCAAGCTGCGCCGCCGCCTCGCGGGCGCGCTGGCGCTCGGTGTGGCGCTGGTCGGCGCCGGCCTGGGCTACGCGCTCCTGGTGCCGCAGCCGCAGACGGCGCAGGCGCAGGGCGATCCGGCGCAGCTGCGCCTGGGCCAGCAGGTCTACAACAACAGCTGCATCAGCTGCCACGGTGCGAACCTGCAGGGCGTGGAGGACCGCGGGCCGAGCCTCATCGGCGTCGGCGACGCGGCCGTGTACTTCCAGACCTCGACCGGCCGGATGCCGGCGGTCCGCCAGGAGGCCCAGGCCGAGCGGAAGCCGCCGAAGCTGACCCCCGAGGAGATCGACGCCGTCGGCGCCTACATCCAGGCCAACGGCGGCGGCCCGACGCGGCCCGCCCAGACCGGCGAGGCGCTGCGCGGGGACAACCCGGCGCGCGGCGGTGAGCTGTTCCGGCTCAACTGCGCGTCGTGCCACAACTTCACCGGCCAGGGCGGCGCCCTGTCGGCCGGCAAGTTCGCGCCGGAACTGGGTCCGGCCACCGAGGACCAGATCTACACGGCGATGCTGACCGGCCCGCAGAACATGCCGAAGTTCTCCGACCGTCAGCTCACGCCGGAGGAGAAGCGGGACATCGTCGCCTACGTCAAGTCCGTGTCCGAAGGGAACAACAACCCGGGTGGTCTCGGTCTGGGCGGTCTCGGGCCCGCCTCCGAGGCGCTCGTCGCGTGGATCGTCGGCATCGGCGCCATCGTCGGCGTGACTTTGTGGATTGGATCGAGGGCATGA
- the qcrA gene encoding cytochrome bc1 complex Rieske iron-sulfur subunit encodes MEEHPGAGREPGVSQPSEAELAEMDRDQLVKLGTKLDGVELVDYPDPWPVKGTRAEKRAERVIALWFTIAALAGLGFLVILCWPQWWEYRAPDTGQYVKYALYTPALGITLGISILALGIGVLLYTKRFIPSELAVQERHDGDGDGSAEIDRKTIVAQLADSGSRSTIARRSLVKRTAGLGAGVMGLGLVGLPIASFIKNPWAEPESKDNLAHTPWKPEHPGEVVYLRRYTGKSDEIVLLRPEDLDAGAMETVYPFRESERGDHRALSAVFMRADAPVMLIRLRPEDAQRVVKREGQEDFNFGDYYAYTKICSHVGCPTSLYEQRTNRILCPCHQSQFDALHYAKPIFGPATRALAQLPITVNDEGYFVARGDFIEPVGPAYWERKS; translated from the coding sequence ATGGAAGAGCACCCGGGGGCGGGGCGCGAGCCTGGGGTTTCCCAGCCTTCCGAGGCCGAACTGGCCGAGATGGACCGTGACCAGCTGGTGAAGCTGGGCACCAAGCTCGACGGCGTCGAGCTGGTCGACTACCCGGACCCGTGGCCCGTCAAGGGCACCCGCGCCGAGAAGCGCGCCGAGCGGGTCATCGCGTTGTGGTTCACCATCGCCGCGCTGGCCGGACTGGGCTTCCTGGTCATCCTGTGCTGGCCGCAGTGGTGGGAGTACCGGGCTCCGGACACCGGCCAGTACGTGAAGTACGCGCTGTACACGCCGGCGCTGGGCATCACGCTCGGCATCTCGATCCTCGCGCTGGGCATCGGCGTGCTGCTCTACACCAAGCGGTTCATCCCGAGCGAGCTCGCGGTGCAGGAGCGGCACGACGGCGACGGCGACGGCTCGGCCGAGATCGACCGCAAGACGATCGTCGCGCAGCTGGCCGACTCCGGTAGCCGCAGCACCATCGCCCGCCGCTCGCTGGTCAAGCGCACCGCGGGCCTCGGTGCCGGCGTGATGGGCCTGGGCCTGGTCGGCCTGCCGATCGCGTCGTTCATCAAGAACCCGTGGGCCGAACCCGAGTCCAAGGACAACCTGGCCCACACCCCGTGGAAGCCGGAACACCCCGGTGAGGTCGTCTACCTGCGCCGCTACACCGGCAAGTCGGACGAGATCGTGCTGCTGCGCCCGGAGGACCTGGACGCGGGCGCCATGGAGACGGTCTACCCGTTCCGGGAGAGCGAGCGCGGTGACCACCGGGCGCTGTCGGCGGTCTTCATGCGTGCGGACGCCCCGGTCATGCTGATCCGCCTGCGCCCGGAGGACGCCCAGCGGGTCGTCAAGCGCGAGGGCCAGGAGGACTTCAACTTCGGCGACTACTACGCCTACACGAAGATCTGCAGCCACGTCGGATGCCCGACCTCCCTGTACGAGCAGCGGACCAACCGGATCCTGTGCCCGTGCCACCAGTCGCAGTTCGACGCCCTGCACTACGCCAAGCCCATCTTCGGCCCGGCGACCCGCGCGCTTGCGCAGTTGCCCATCACGGTCAACGATGAGGGGTACTTCGTGGCGCGGGGAGACTTCATCGAGCCGGTCGGCCCCGCCTATTGGGAGCGCAAGTCATGA
- the qcrB gene encoding cytochrome bc1 complex cytochrome b subunit → MSSLTTPTRGSSMLERQAAEAANNMDQRYRLAKGLRHQMNKVFPTHWSFLLGEIALYSFIVVIITGVYLTLFFDPSMAEVVYNGPFKNLQGVEMSRAFQTTLQISFEVRGGLFVRQLHHWGALVFVAAMMVHMFRIFFTGAFRRPREANWIIGALLLILGMFEGFFGYSLPDDLLSGTGIRATLSGIVLSVPIMGTWLHWALFGGEFPGDQIVPRMYALHILLLPGIMLALVGVHLALVWYQKHTQFPGVRRKETNVVGVRIMPVFALKAGAFFVIVTGVLSIMAGVFQINPIWNLGPYNPGQVSAGSQPDWYLAWADGLLRIFPAWELYLGNYTVPAVFFAGAVWMPILFALLIGYPFIERKLSGDTAHHNLLQRPRDAPVRTSIGMMALAFFVVIELSGFNDIIADKFMISLNATTWAGRIGMLVLPPLAYFVTYRICLGLQRSDREVLEHGIETGIIKRLPHGEFIEIHQPLGGVDEHGHAIPLEYQGASVPKKMNKLGAAGRAVPGTMLAPDPVEETAALDRARGDGHGNGHVPGELPDKGEVPAGWHTPDH, encoded by the coding sequence ATGAGTTCACTCACCACGCCGACCCGGGGCTCCAGCATGCTGGAGCGGCAGGCCGCCGAGGCCGCGAACAACATGGATCAGCGGTACCGCCTGGCCAAGGGCCTGCGGCACCAGATGAACAAGGTCTTCCCGACCCACTGGTCCTTCCTGCTCGGCGAGATCGCGCTCTACAGCTTCATCGTCGTGATCATCACGGGTGTCTACCTCACCCTGTTCTTCGACCCGTCGATGGCCGAGGTCGTCTACAACGGGCCGTTCAAGAACCTGCAGGGCGTCGAGATGTCCCGGGCGTTCCAGACGACCCTGCAGATCTCGTTCGAGGTCCGCGGCGGTCTGTTCGTGCGCCAGCTGCACCACTGGGGCGCGCTGGTGTTCGTCGCGGCGATGATGGTGCACATGTTCCGGATCTTCTTCACCGGAGCGTTCCGCCGGCCGCGTGAGGCCAACTGGATCATCGGCGCCCTGCTGCTGATCCTGGGCATGTTCGAAGGCTTCTTCGGCTACTCGCTGCCGGACGACCTGCTGTCGGGCACCGGTATCCGCGCCACCCTGTCGGGCATCGTGCTGTCGGTGCCGATCATGGGCACCTGGCTGCACTGGGCGCTGTTCGGCGGGGAGTTCCCCGGCGACCAGATCGTGCCGCGCATGTACGCGCTGCACATCCTGCTGTTGCCGGGCATCATGCTCGCCCTGGTGGGGGTGCACCTGGCGCTGGTCTGGTACCAGAAGCACACCCAGTTCCCGGGTGTGCGGCGCAAGGAGACCAACGTCGTCGGCGTGCGCATCATGCCGGTGTTCGCACTCAAGGCCGGTGCGTTCTTCGTCATCGTCACCGGTGTCCTGTCGATCATGGCGGGCGTGTTCCAGATCAACCCGATCTGGAACCTCGGCCCGTACAACCCGGGCCAGGTGTCGGCGGGTTCGCAGCCGGACTGGTACCTCGCCTGGGCCGACGGCCTGCTGCGGATCTTCCCGGCCTGGGAGCTCTACCTGGGCAACTACACGGTCCCGGCGGTGTTCTTCGCCGGCGCGGTCTGGATGCCGATCCTGTTCGCGCTGCTCATCGGTTACCCGTTCATCGAGCGGAAGCTGTCCGGCGACACCGCGCACCACAACCTGCTGCAGCGCCCGCGTGACGCACCGGTCCGCACCTCGATCGGCATGATGGCGCTCGCGTTCTTCGTGGTCATCGAGCTGTCCGGCTTCAACGACATCATCGCGGACAAGTTCATGATCTCGCTGAACGCGACCACGTGGGCCGGCCGCATCGGCATGCTGGTGCTGCCGCCGCTGGCGTACTTCGTCACCTACCGGATCTGCCTGGGCCTGCAGCGGTCCGACCGCGAGGTGCTGGAACACGGCATCGAGACCGGCATCATCAAGCGCCTGCCGCACGGTGAGTTCATCGAGATCCACCAGCCGCTGGGCGGTGTGGACGAGCACGGCCACGCCATCCCGCTGGAGTACCAGGGCGCCTCGGTGCCGAAGAAGATGAACAAGCTCGGCGCGGCCGGGCGTGCGGTGCCGGGCACGATGCTGGCGCCGGACCCGGTGGAGGAGACCGCGGCGCTGGACCGCGCCCGCGGCGACGGCCACGGCAACGGTCACGTCCCCGGCGAGCTGCCCGACAAGGGCGAGGTCCCGGCGGGCTGGCACACGCCGGACCACTAG
- a CDS encoding Lrp/AsnC family transcriptional regulator: MITAIVLIHAVADSIPETAQAIADIDGVAEVYSCAGDVDLIAIVRVHAHEELADLIPAKIGKVPGVIDTDTHIAFRSYSTADTESAFAIGVEDAD, from the coding sequence GTGATCACCGCGATCGTGCTGATTCACGCCGTGGCGGACAGCATCCCGGAGACCGCGCAGGCGATCGCCGACATCGACGGCGTGGCGGAGGTGTACTCGTGCGCCGGCGACGTCGACCTGATCGCGATCGTGCGCGTGCACGCCCACGAAGAGCTCGCCGACCTCATCCCGGCCAAGATCGGCAAGGTGCCGGGGGTGATCGACACCGACACGCACATCGCGTTCCGGTCCTACTCGACCGCCGACACCGAGTCCGCCTTCGCGATCGGGGTCGAGGACGCCGACTGA
- a CDS encoding DEDD exonuclease domain-containing protein, protein MQLADGAQLTFDELGTPLRDTTFVVFDLETTGTKPGPHGITEIGAVKVRGGEVLGEFATLVDPGMPIPPQIVALTGITTAMLHDAPRIDRVLPAFLEFASGAVLVAHNAPFDTSFIRAACLHHGYAWPKPAVVCTVRLARRVLTRQDSPSFRLSALAALFGSPVTPNHRALEDARATVHVLHALLERVGNVGVQSLEELLDYLPEVTPAQRRKRGMAAHLPERPGVYLFRGPGDEVLYVGTASNLRRRVRQYFTGSESRGRIREMVALAERVDGIECSHALEAQIRELRLLAAHRPSYNRRSKNPRKSWWIVLTDEAFPRLSVVRLPKDGALGPFSSQVTAKIAADALASATGLRTCTQRISAHTPSGRPCALAELGRCGAPCAGRQSVEEYTPSVHAIVDLVSGRGTRPLDSARRQLDELAGAEHFEQAARRRDELAVLVRAVDRAHRLSALAAIPELVAAAPDGNRGWEFAVIRHGRLASAGVARRGVPPMPVVDQLVASAETVEPGPGPLYGAPAEETSILLRWLTRPGVRLVRTAVPWSEPARGAGPWRGWLEQVSTAVSLEQAG, encoded by the coding sequence ATGCAACTGGCGGACGGCGCGCAACTGACCTTCGACGAGCTCGGCACGCCGCTGCGGGACACCACGTTCGTGGTGTTCGACCTGGAGACCACCGGCACGAAACCGGGCCCGCACGGGATCACCGAGATCGGCGCGGTCAAGGTCCGCGGCGGCGAGGTGCTGGGCGAGTTCGCCACCCTCGTGGACCCGGGAATGCCGATCCCGCCGCAGATCGTCGCGCTCACCGGCATCACGACGGCGATGCTGCACGACGCTCCCCGGATCGACCGGGTACTGCCCGCTTTCCTGGAGTTCGCCAGCGGCGCGGTGCTGGTGGCGCACAACGCGCCCTTCGACACCTCGTTCATCCGCGCGGCCTGCCTGCACCACGGCTACGCGTGGCCCAAGCCCGCGGTGGTGTGCACCGTCCGGCTCGCGCGCCGGGTGCTCACGCGGCAGGACAGCCCCAGTTTCCGCCTCTCCGCGCTGGCCGCCCTCTTCGGCTCGCCGGTCACGCCCAACCACCGCGCCCTGGAGGACGCCCGTGCCACCGTCCACGTGCTGCACGCGCTGCTGGAGCGCGTCGGCAACGTGGGCGTGCAGTCGCTGGAGGAGCTGCTCGACTACCTGCCCGAGGTCACTCCCGCGCAGCGGCGCAAGCGCGGGATGGCCGCCCACCTGCCGGAACGGCCGGGCGTCTACCTGTTCCGCGGGCCGGGCGACGAGGTGCTGTACGTGGGCACGGCGAGCAACCTCCGCCGCCGGGTGCGCCAGTACTTCACCGGCTCGGAGAGCCGTGGCCGCATCCGCGAGATGGTCGCTCTGGCCGAGCGGGTGGACGGCATCGAGTGCAGTCACGCACTGGAGGCCCAGATCCGCGAACTGCGGCTGCTGGCGGCGCACCGGCCGTCGTACAACCGGCGGTCGAAGAACCCGCGCAAATCGTGGTGGATCGTGCTGACCGACGAGGCGTTCCCGCGTCTGTCGGTGGTGCGGCTGCCCAAGGACGGCGCGCTCGGCCCGTTCTCCTCGCAGGTGACGGCCAAGATCGCCGCCGACGCCCTGGCGAGCGCCACCGGCCTGCGCACCTGCACGCAACGGATCTCCGCGCACACGCCGTCCGGCCGGCCGTGCGCGCTGGCCGAGCTGGGCCGCTGCGGCGCGCCCTGCGCGGGACGGCAGAGCGTCGAGGAGTACACGCCGAGCGTGCACGCGATCGTCGACCTGGTCTCCGGCCGCGGCACCCGGCCCCTGGACTCGGCGCGGCGTCAGCTCGACGAGCTGGCCGGCGCCGAGCACTTCGAACAGGCCGCGCGGCGGCGGGACGAACTCGCGGTGCTCGTGCGCGCGGTGGACCGGGCGCACCGGCTGTCCGCGCTCGCCGCGATCCCCGAGCTGGTCGCCGCGGCGCCGGACGGCAACCGCGGGTGGGAGTTCGCGGTGATCCGGCACGGCAGGCTGGCTTCGGCCGGCGTCGCGCGCCGGGGTGTTCCGCCGATGCCGGTGGTGGACCAGCTCGTGGCCTCCGCGGAGACCGTCGAGCCCGGTCCCGGCCCGCTCTACGGGGCGCCCGCGGAGGAGACGTCGATCCTGTTGCGCTGGCTCACCCGGCCCGGCGTGCGGCTGGTGCGCACGGCCGTGCCGTGGTCGGAGCCCGCGCGCGGCGCCGGGCCCTGGCGCGGCTGGCTGGAGCAGGTGTCGACGGCCGTGTCGCTCGAGCAGGCCGGGTGA
- a CDS encoding NYN domain-containing protein, with protein sequence MFPSVHAEEPEDPGLRAAAAGPGQEPDDRSVTWRELPEPVRARLAELAAEALGKIPRIDIPQQLRPVAKFAPAKRAKLGGAALLTTLEDSTAFRAAVLEWVREYRPDALDPNDPDPVAAAVAAVLLGESSAATRVRLVVKNAAETALRAERDAAVARSQRLEAELARVREELAEALEAVEGVRREREAELTKLRNRLREQGTQLRQAKDAAEEIRERLAGADVRREQEVAALTAQLERERQRAAAERTRAERAAADAEIARQSAKEAREADEVRLALLVDTLQGAVSGLRRELALDTSSRRPADSVPGASSGTGAGRQVRDPAVLERLLALPSVHLIVDGYNVTKTGYPELALADQRNRLVQQLAALAARTGAEITVVFDGAEVMSVPTVSARGVRVLFSDPGVIADDVIRSLVAAEPQGRPLVVASTDRGVADSVRRSGAHPVASAVLLARLGRV encoded by the coding sequence ATGTTTCCCTCAGTGCACGCCGAAGAGCCCGAAGACCCCGGTCTCCGGGCTGCCGCGGCGGGCCCGGGTCAGGAACCGGATGATCGGTCCGTGACCTGGCGCGAGCTGCCCGAGCCGGTGCGGGCCCGGCTCGCCGAGCTGGCCGCGGAGGCACTGGGGAAGATCCCGCGCATCGACATCCCGCAGCAACTGCGGCCCGTGGCGAAGTTCGCACCCGCCAAACGGGCCAAGCTGGGCGGAGCGGCGTTGCTCACCACCCTGGAGGACTCGACCGCGTTCCGCGCCGCCGTCCTGGAGTGGGTGCGTGAGTACCGGCCGGACGCGCTCGACCCGAATGACCCGGACCCGGTCGCCGCGGCGGTCGCGGCGGTCCTGTTGGGTGAGTCGAGCGCCGCGACGCGCGTGCGGCTGGTGGTCAAGAACGCGGCGGAGACGGCGTTGCGGGCCGAGCGCGATGCGGCGGTGGCGCGCAGCCAGCGGCTGGAGGCGGAGCTCGCCCGTGTGCGCGAGGAGCTGGCGGAGGCGCTGGAGGCGGTCGAGGGCGTGCGGCGGGAGCGGGAGGCTGAGCTGACCAAGCTCCGCAACCGGCTCCGGGAGCAGGGCACGCAGCTGCGGCAGGCCAAGGACGCGGCCGAGGAGATCCGTGAGCGCCTCGCGGGGGCCGACGTGCGGCGGGAGCAGGAGGTCGCTGCGCTGACCGCGCAGCTGGAGCGTGAGCGCCAGCGGGCGGCTGCCGAGCGGACGCGGGCGGAACGGGCGGCCGCGGACGCGGAGATCGCGCGCCAGTCCGCGAAGGAGGCCCGCGAGGCCGACGAGGTGCGGCTGGCGTTGCTCGTGGACACGCTGCAGGGCGCGGTCTCCGGGCTGCGGCGGGAGCTGGCCCTGGACACCAGTTCACGGCGCCCCGCGGACAGCGTGCCGGGTGCTTCGTCGGGCACCGGTGCCGGCCGGCAGGTCCGGGACCCGGCGGTGCTGGAACGGCTGCTCGCGCTGCCCAGCGTCCACCTCATCGTCGACGGCTACAACGTGACCAAGACCGGCTACCCCGAGCTGGCGCTGGCCGACCAGCGCAACCGGCTGGTCCAGCAGCTCGCCGCGCTCGCGGCGCGCACGGGCGCGGAGATCACGGTCGTGTTCGACGGCGCTGAGGTGATGTCGGTGCCGACCGTGAGCGCGCGGGGGGTGCGGGTGCTGTTCTCCGACCCCGGCGTGATCGCCGACGACGTCATCCGGTCGCTGGTGGCGGCCGAGCCGCAGGGGCGGCCGCTGGTCGTCGCGTCGACGGATCGCGGGGTGGCGGATTCGGTGCGCCGATCCGGTGCGCATCCGGTCGCTTCAGCGGTGTTGCTGGCCCGGCTGGGGCGGGTCTGA